A region of the Stegostoma tigrinum isolate sSteTig4 chromosome 5, sSteTig4.hap1, whole genome shotgun sequence genome:
TTCCACACATGATCCAACCATCCACTCactggatgatcagtcatgattatagtaaatggtggagcaggctcaaaggcctactcctgttcgtATCTTCTATGTTACTGTGCACTATCTAACCTCTGACTTAGCAGAGATCAACAAACCTTAATGCTGACCAAGAATTAAACTAAGGATCTTCATAACTCTGTGTAGCTCAGTACCATACAATGAGGCATACTCATCCATCAAGCCACTGGGAGAGCATAATAACCTGCTCATCAATCAAAAGCCATTACATAATAAAAAGTTTTAACATCTTAACCATGAAGAACGTAATTATTTTGATTTTCTTCTTTACCTTTTTCTAGGGCGAATGCTCCCAAAAGTGCTACAACATCTTTGTCCtagaaactgtctgtgtggcctGGTTTTCACTAGAGTTCCTGCTGCGATTTATCCAAGCACAGAGCAAGTGCGTGTTTCTGAGGACTCCCCTGAATGTCATCGACATAATGGCCCTTTTGCCTTATTATATCAGCCTGATTATAGATGCCCTTTCAATTGGCAGGAAGCCAAGTGGACCTGGAAACCTGGATTTGGAAAAGATAGGACTGGTCCTTAGAGTTCTGCGCGCTCTGAGGATTTTGTATGTGATGAGGTTGGTTCGTCATTCTCTGGGGCTTCAGACTCTAGGACTGACAGTCCAACGATGTACAAGGGAAtttggcctccttctgctctttCTCTGTGTGGCCATGGCACTCTTCTCTCCTCTGGTATTTTTGGCAGAGAGTGAACTGGGTGCCAAGCATGACTTCACCAGCATCCCAAGCAGCTACTGGTGGGCAGTGATCTCGATGACCACGGTGGGTTACGGAGACATGGTCCCAAGGAGTATCCCTGGGCAGGTGGTAGCTTTGAGTAGCATCCTGAGTGGCATTCTCCTCATGGCCTTCCCGGTTACCTCGATCTTTCACACCTTCTCGCGCTCGTACATGGAACTGAAAGATCAGCAGCAACGCATCTCAAACAAAATCCAGCTGAAAGGGGACCCTAAATCCCAGAACAGTGACAGCTCTCAGGAAACGGACATCTCATTTCCAATTGACCTTGGAGACTCTTCACTTCAGAAAAACAGAAGAATAATCACGGAGGGTTGAATAACATAAATCAAAGGACGTCCAGCTCTTTTCAAATAGCAGACTTACTACTAGCTCCAGACAAAAAAAACGTTGCTGAAACAGATGTTTATCTGAACATATTGTTATTTGTGATTGGTGTGCTAATGTGGCTGACCTAATGGCTAAATTGAAGGAAGGGAGAATGGGATTAACTATTTGTGATGCTGAATTTGGCATAGGAGTAACCCTTACTGAGCAACTCACTTTTATATGTCTGGTTTGGGGAGTTTCAAGTGGAAAATTGGATTATCCACAAGTGCTTGGCAGTTAAAAAGTCCCAATAAACTGTGATTTTGCTGGCACAGTGCATGTTCTAATATTCTACTTTTGTTTAATTCTAGGTGGTGCGTTCTATAATTCCTTTAATCAATCAGGATGGAGGCTTGCCAACATATTGCCATTTTATTTGGAAGTGGAAACTAATCTGAATTCATGATATATTAAAATtcccacatttttaaaattatagctTGAAGCAGCCTTCTTTCTTCTTGTTAAGTAATGGCTATAAAAGTCCAAAAAGTGGAAGACTTGGCCAATCTGCTGTGAATGATCAATGATCAGATCTGCTGCTAACGTCTTTATTTGAGGAATATGTGTTAAAATAGACAATTCAAAGCTTGAATAACAAATTTTCCTAAAATTTCACAAAGTTTCAAAGGAACCAATTATGACTAAGCTTTCGGCTTGTGATGAGATATTTGGTAACCTTAACTAAATGCTAGCAGCTGACCTCTGGGTGATGGAATAAATTAGCACTTTGAAAtacattttcaaagaattcaCTCCCAAAACAATTGAGAGAATCATTAGCACAAGAATCAATGTGCTAAATTAATTGCatttgagaatttttaaattgttaaaataattatctAGGAAATCATGAACACCTTAGACATATTAGAGATGTGGGCCAGAGGATCAATCTGCATACAACTCATGGAAGAAGGAATTGGGGTAAGGTCCCTTaaacctgctccactgttcatTCCAGATCTGCGTTGTCTCTTCTAGTCATCTTGTTGTTTCCAGATGTTAGGGATAGTCACAATTTCAGCTTGGGGAGGAGGTCACAGCTTGTTGTCATTAATCCAACTTGCCAAGCAGCTTAGTCAGAAGACTGCCCTTCTTTTTAATCTTTGTGGGTTTTTTCGACTTCCTGCTGAACTCCTGGCTCACTTTAAGGGTAAAAAGGTAGACCATGGGCATTTGTGCCATCTAAAGTGTGCTTTTAAAGACTGTGTCTCATTGTGCACT
Encoded here:
- the kcng2 gene encoding potassium voltage-gated channel subfamily G member 2; amino-acid sequence: MTLLAEGGLEQEHITFSCTTGSMETHTNKGIYYQKVKLLQPDEDVCCVPQINERIRYAIINVGGIKYKMPWIILDQIPLTRLGKLKACSGYDEIMDICDDYDVTCNEFFFDRNPCAFRTIMTFLTAGKLRLLREMCALSFQEELIYWGIEDENLEWCCRRKLYQKVEDLEELKRDYEVLLTEESQGAFDDTTRLSHCMKNLRDMVENPDSGIPGKMFACLSVIFVTITTVSLCISTMPDLREEEERGECSQKCYNIFVLETVCVAWFSLEFLLRFIQAQSKCVFLRTPLNVIDIMALLPYYISLIIDALSIGRKPSGPGNLDLEKIGLVLRVLRALRILYVMRLVRHSLGLQTLGLTVQRCTREFGLLLLFLCVAMALFSPLVFLAESELGAKHDFTSIPSSYWWAVISMTTVGYGDMVPRSIPGQVVALSSILSGILLMAFPVTSIFHTFSRSYMELKDQQQRISNKIQLKGDPKSQNSDSSQETDISFPIDLGDSSLQKNRRIITEG